The DNA sequence GCGCCAATAAGAAATGAACGAGAACATCACGCTGCTAACGACCACTACTTGCGCAGCGCGACCCAACTTCCGGCCCGACCAGGAGCCGCTCGAATCCAACGACGATGCCATAAGAAATCCCGGGATCGCTCGATCCCACGAAACAAAGAAAGTCGACGAATCAGGCCGTCGTCTTGGCGGGTAATGCAGCGCTACAGCCGCCGCGATCACCAGTCAAACGGTGATCCAGCAGCCGTATCGGCGCTACATTCCAGTGGACAGACGTGCCCTTTCAAATCTGGTCGGGCTACACACCCGACCGGCCGGCGAGGTTAGCTGACGGGCTAGGGCTTGAAAGTGCCCCGGTTCGCTTTGCTCCAGCGAACCTGCGCCCCGAGAAACCTGGGCTGAAATCGAGCGAAAGTCGCACGACGTCCAGCACCAAGTTTCGCTTGGGTCCCCCGCTACCGCGTCTGGCGACGCGACATTAGGCTACACGACGGCAAGTATATGACGCCCCGCGAAAGCGCCAATCACCCGAATGTGGGTTACGACGCAAGTTGAATCGGCGATTCGAGATTCGCTCGGTAGCATCACCACCCGTTTGGTGTTTATTGAAGTTTGGCATGCGTCGGCACACGCTCTGAAACCTCTGCAAGTTCGTCGAAACAACTATGAATGTGATCAAGTCGTTCGTGCTGGCTGGAATACTCGTTGCTTCAGCGCTGTCATTAAATGTGTGTGCTGCGGATCGAGCGCCGAATATCGTCGTCATTCTCACCGACGATCAGGGTTGGGGCGACCTCGGCGTTCATGGCAACACGAATTTGCAGACGCCGGCCGCTGACTCACTGGCGCGGGATGGCGCGCTGTTCGAACGTTTCTACGTGCAGCCGGTCTGCTCGCCGACGCGGGCAGAGTTTCTGACCGGACGGTATCATCCGCGCGGCGGCGTCTTCAGCACCTCGACCGGCGGCGAACGGCTCGATCTCGACGAGCGCACCATAGCCCAAGTGTTTCAAGAGGCTGGCTACGCGACCGGCGCGTTCGGCAAATGGCACAACGGCACGCAGTATCCGTATCATCCCAACGGACGCGGCTTCGCCGAGTTTTACGGCTTTTGCTCGGGGCACTGGGGCGACTATTTCGATCCGCCGCTCGAGCTTAATGGTCAGCCGGTGCGCGGCCAGGGATTTATCAGCGATGACCTGACCGATCACGCGCTTGCGTATGTCGAAACGCAGCGCGAGCATCCGTTCTTCTGCTACCTGGCGCTCAACACGCCGCATTCACCAATGCAGGTGCCGGATCAGTTTTTCGATCGCTTTAAGGATGGCGAGATTCCGCTACGCCACAATGGACTGCAGGTCGAGAGAGAAGATGTCGCCATGACGCGGGCGGCGCTCGCCATGTGTGAGAGTAACGACTGGAACGTGGCACGCGTGTTGGCAAAGCTCGCTGAGTTGAAGCTGGTCGATGACACGATCGTGCTTTTCTTTTGCGATAACGGACCGAACAGTTGGCGTTGGAACGGGGGCTTCAAAGGGCGCAAGGGATCGACCGACGAAGGGGGCGTGCGTTCACCGCTTTTGGTGCGTTGGCCTGGGCATATCGTTCCTGGCACGCGCGTGAAGACGCCGGCTGCGGCGATCGATTTGCTGCCGACGCTTGCTGGCCTGGCGGGAGTGCGGCCAAATCTGGCAAAAACGCTCGACGGAGTCGATCTCTCGCCGGTGCTACTCGGGCAAGGCAAAACGTTGCCGTCGCGGCTGATTTTCTCGCATTGGAGCGGCAGCGTCAGTGCTCGCGATGAACGTTATATGCTGGACGGAGCCGGGCATCTCTTTGATTTAATATCCGATCCTGGACAGGCGCATGATTTGCGCGAGTCTCAGCCCGACGTTGCGCGGCGAATGACGGCTGCGGTTAGCGCTTGGAAGAAGACGGTTCTGGCCGAGTTGAAGAAGGAACCTCGCCCATTTACGGTCGGCTATCGAGAGTTTCCGTTGACGGTGCTACCGGCACGAGACGGAGTACCACACGGTGGCATTCAGCGCAGCGCCCGGGCGCCCAACTGCTCGTTCTTCACAAATTGGACGAGCACCGCGGACCATATCACGTGGGATATCACCGTGGCCACGGCCGGGCGGTATCGCGCAACTGCTTATTACACTTGCCCGGCGGTCGACGTAGGCGCGACGGTGGAATTGCGCCTGGGAACAACTGCCACGACGGCCAAAGTCAGCGAAGCGCACGACCCACCGCTGGTCGGCGCCGAGCATGATCGCGTGCCCCGCGAAGGGGAATCACTGGTGAAAGATTTTAAGCCGCTCGCGCTGGGTGATATCACGCTGCTGGCGGGGCGCGGCGAGCTGATTCTGCAAGCGCTCGCCGTCCCGGGAAAATCCGTGATGGATGTGCGCGGGATTACACTCGAATTACTGCCGGACTAAACGGATCGACTTGCCTTATTGCGAGCTGGTCGAGCGCACGGACGGTGCCGCAGACTCGAATGCGTAATTCGGATTCGCCGGATCGAAATCCTGGTCCGTCAGGCCGCGATTCAACTCGATGTTTCGATAGTTGAATTCCTCGGCCAGCGGCGTCGGCTGTCCGGCTGCGGCGGGCCAGCCATAGGCCTCGAAGCGCACAGGCAGTTTCAAATCGGCGTCGATGTACAGCCGTGTCTTTTGATAACGGAACTGCGGCCGTTGCTTCGCATGCGACACTTCGATGCAGGTGGCCAAACGCTGGTCGACCTCGACCTGCGGGTAATACTTCACGATCGAGTCCCCTAGCGGCATTTCGGCCTGATACATGGCCAACCAGCGCTCGAGGTGCGACTTGATCCCTAACTGATTGAAGGGCTCGCCCGTCGAGCCAAGCAATTCCGGGCTGTCGGGGTGCAGTTGCCGATTCACGCCCGATCGTCCGCGCGGCGCGACGGTGTGGACCAGCACGGTGCCGTCGGCCCGTTTGCCGTTGTAGATCGCTTCCTGCCCCTTGTGGGTTTTGGGGCCGAGGAAGAAGGCATAGATGCTCATCGGATCGTGCCGGACCTTCAGGTGCAAGTTTTCGTACTTGTCGGCCTGATCCGTGGCCTGCACGCGATGACTGACCAGGCAGGTGTAGTCGGAGGTGTGGGCCAAACGATCTACCATGTCGCGCATCACGGCGACGACACCTGTCAAAGGCTGATCGGCCGATTCCTGCTTGGCCACGTTGCCAAGTTCGGCGGGCGGCTGCGACACCGGCTTGATATCGGCGATGTCGACTTCCGGCTCGCCGAAGTCAGGCGGGAAGTAGTAGTCGGGATTGTTGTAGTCGAAATCACGCTCGGTGAAATGCACGTTGAACTGGAAATCGACGTACGTGTATTCCTCGATCAATGGAGGTTGCGCCTTCGGATCGTTATCGTCCGGCCAGGTGTAGGCCTCGTAGCGAACCGGCACGTTCAACTCGTTGTCGATGAAGATCCGGGCCATGTGGAACGAGAATTCCGGACGCTTGGTCTTGTGCGTGACGCGAATGTACAAGCAGGGACGCGATTCGATCTTCGCATCTTTGTAGATCTTCACTTCGCAATCGTCGAACTTCGAGTCGCTCTCGGCATGTTCGACCAGCCGCTGAATCAGCTTCAGGATGCCCATCTCGGTTAGCGGGTACCGATTGTCGCGCATGGCCCGATCCGAGTCGGGAAACAGCGACACAGTGCCCATCAGGCGAAACTCATCCGAGTGAACGAACATCTTGCCGCCGTCGCGCCCGTCGACGTACACGACTTCCTGATAAGGCCGCTCTTGCTTGTTCGTGAAGGCGGCATAGACGCTGAATGGCCGCTGGCGCATTTTCACCGACAATGCTTGATACGGCGTTAGCTTTCCACCGACGCGCTCGCGCTTGACCAGCCGGCAGGAATAGTCTTCCAACTTCTCGAGGGCGGCGATGCCAGTTTTACCCCAGCGGATGATGGGGGCCAGCGGGTGCTCGCCCGGCTGCGGCGTCAGGTCGCCTGGCGGAGGTCCGATAGGGCCACCGCTCGACGGTGCTGGTGTGGCGGCACTTGCACTACCACTGGCAATGAGTGTTAGAACGAGGCACAGCCCAACGAGCGCGAGTTGCCTGATCATGGCCGGGACCAGCTCCTGGAGTGACTTTGTTCGAGCGATGCGTCAAGGAGGCGTCATGGAGACGGCTCGCAATCTTACGCCGGAAAACAGGCCCGATCGCCAGCCGTTTGCTAGCAGTCGACCTGGCGGAGGGAGCACTATAGCCCCGCTTCGCCCAATTCTCCGATACCAGTTATTCGAGCACGGCCGGTGCAAGCAATCGCAGCACTCACTTTACTTTGTACCGTCCGTCGTGCCTGGAAGCACCCGGTGATAAAGGGCCCAATCGAACCCGGATAAACCGGAATGGCGAAAGACCTGGGCTAACTCAAACGTTTCGCCCTGAGTGTCCTGGATTTCCGGCGCTGGTTGTTGCGCCGGATTTTCCTGGTGCGTGATATACCACTCGTCCTGGGGCGAGGGGGCCGGCGCCGCTTCGGACGCTTTCAAGGTTCGATTAGCAGCCATGGAACCTGAGTAGAAATGCAGCACTAGCCGGGTCCGGGCGTGATCGACGCCGACTTCGACCTCGGGCTCGGTCGAATGGTCGACGATGTAGCGCACCGCGGCCAGATATTCACCACGACGCCCGTCACTAAATTCGCGCAATCGCGAGACATTGCCGGCCATGATCGAGGCTGTCAGCGCCAGGCAAGCGAAAGTGCCGGGCGACCCAGCCAAGCTCAACCGTCCGAGCAAGTAGCTGATCAGCAACAAGTAGAAAAGGATGTTGATGTAGAAGTATCGCACGAACAATCCCGATCGCGGTTGTTCAATCAAGAGAAAGAGCGGCGACAGATAAATTGTTGTGAGGAACAAGGCCCACAACTCAGACTTTCCGCGGAACAACGAAACGATCGCGGCAATTCCGCCCCCCGTGGCCAAAAACGCAATCAGCAATTGATCGGTCGACGGCCGTGGCGTTCCGCCCACCGCCAGCGACATGGCCTTCAAAATGACGACGATCGTGCTGGGCCGATCACCACCCCCGATTTCCATGCCCTGCACGCTGGAAAAATAGAACGCAATCAAAAACGCCACGGGCACGGCATGGCAGCGCGCCATCAGGGCGATCCACTTTCGCCACGTCCCCGATTCGCGGCGCGAGCGAAGTGCCGACCAGGCGAGTGCCCCGCAATAGAAATGAAGGAACGTCAAGTGCGACAGAAAACCTAAAACGACCAGCAGCCAGAATAAAGCGAAATGCGACTTATGTCGCGTATCGAGACTTCGCTCAAGAACCAGGAATGCCGCGATGGCAAAGAAACCGGCCAGCGCATAGCCGCGTGCCTCGGAGCTGTAATTGATCATCACGTACGAATTGGCGGTCAATACGGCTGCCGCGAGCATTTCGCGTTGGCCCCACCGGCGTGCGAATTGCGCCGCGAGTAAAATCGTGCCGATACCAGCCACTAATGAGGGCGCCCGCGCCACCAGTGAACGCCCGTCGATCCCTAGGTGGTAGATCCACACAGACATCAGGTGATGATTGTTATCGTGCCGAATCTGGGTGAATATCTTCCAAGGGCTGTCGACCAGGTTGGCAAGCCCGTACGACCAGATTTCATCCAGCCATAAATCTCCGATGGCTGCCCATAACCGGATGACCGCAGCCATCACAATGACGAATGCGATGGCGACGTGCCACACGGTTATCGCCGATGCTAATGAAACCGTCGGTCGAGCAGCGTCGTGCGGGCTGCTCGGTTGCGCCGGGGTCTGCATGCTCGTTGAAATTTGCGACGGCACCATCAAGAGGCCTTATTCTTCCGCCTGCGACGGAGCGTTGCGCATGGTCGTGCGGTGATAGATCGCGAAATGCGCGCCCGAAAGTCCCGCGTAGGGGAACACTCGTTCGAGTGTGAACGCCTCGTTTCCTTTCGAATCGAGTATGGCCGGCTTTGGCGCGTACGGTTGATCCTGGTTGTTGAGGATCACCCATTCAGGTTCGACGGGCATCTCGGGCACGATCGTAATAATGTGAAAGTCATGGTCGCCCGGCACGTAAGGGCCGTAGAACTCGGTATACAGGCGATAGGTGAACTCGGCATCGCCTGACATGAGAACGTCAGCGCCGCGAGAATGTTCGGCCATGTACGCAAGCGCGTCGAAAAAATGTCCACGCCCTACACGTAGAAAATGATAGGTCAGGTTGGCATTCGGCAGCACAAATAGCCCTAAGATCGCGATCGCGCCGTACATGCTGGCCCGACCTCGCGCGGCGACACGGTCGAACAGATAACTCAACAGAATCAAAAAGAAGAGGATGTTTAAATAAAAATAGCGCTCGTGCAACACCGGCGGTGGTTTCACACTGAGCAATAGCGTGGGGGTTATCACGAATGCGACGAGAAAGAATATCCATACATCGGCTTTCTCGCGCCACAGCAGCAGCAGCGCCGCGACCGCCGCGATTATGCCCAGGCCCACGCTTCCCCAAACGATAGGCTGCGCTGCGCCGAACGTTCCCACGGCCAGGGCGCAGGCGTTTAGCACCATGTCGTGCATCACGTAAGGATCACCACCGCCGAATTTCATTTCTCGCACATCGAACGCGTACAGCATCATGAGAAAGCTGGCCGGTACGATGTGCAGCGCTATCAGGGGCGCGAATTCGGTTTGCGAGGACCCCTTGCGTTTAGTCAGCGCAAACACTGACCAGGCCAGCGCCCCGGCGTAGAATTGAACAAATGTCAGATGGGATAACGTGCCGAGGATCGTCGCCAGGCCAAAGACGGCCGCCATCCCGAGTTCGCGACGGTCCAGGTAACGGTCCAGTGCCAGAAACGCAACCAGCGAGAAGAATCCTGCCAGCGCATAACCGCGCGCCTCGGACGCGTAGAAGACCATCATGAACGAGGCGCCGGTGAGAATTGCCGCCGCGAGCGCCGCTCGATTGCCCCACCGCGCCGCGACCCGTGCCGCGAGGATCACCGTACCGATGCCGGCCAGCACCGACGGAATGCGATAGACAAACCAGTTCTGTTGCGGCGACGTGAAGTACATCCAAAACGTGATCAGATAATGATTGTTGTCGTGATGCGCGGTGAGAATATCCAGTAGCGAGTTGTTATTGCGGCCCAAGGACAGCAGCGTCCAAATCTCATCGAGCCAAAGCTCATCCTGGGCAGCCCAGACGCGCACCGCCGCCGCCGCTACCACGCAAGCGCCCAGCGCGCACAGCAGACCCACAGGCCAGCGCCATGCCACTGCGTCTGCTGTTTGCGGCTTCGGTTTTTGCGCGTTCGAAGTCATTTATCAGCCTGCGATGGTGCGTCGGCCGATCTGGGCGTGCTGTCAGCATGATCCACGAGCAGGCCTGAACCGCCGCCGGAAAGCGCGCTACGAAAGTCGCCGGGCAACGGCGTCTTTTGAAGCGTCTCGGCATCGACCAGAACGTAAATCGTTTCGGCCGTGGCGATCACAGCCTTGTCACCGGCGATGCGAAACTCGACGTGAAAGCTGAGAGACGTCGTGCCCAAGTGGTTTGGCCGCACGGAAATCTCGAGCACCTGGTCGAAGCGCGCCGACGTTTTCCATTCCACAGTTTGCTTTACGAGCTGATAATCGATCGGACCGTTGACCAGCAGCTTCTCGAATCCCAACGCGCGAAAGAACTCGAGTGTCGCCAGATCGACGTAGTGTCCGTAATGGACATTAAAAACGACCTTTTGCGCGTCGCACTCGGCATAACGGACGCGCAGACGGTAGCGAAACGATTGCGACATGTCCGGCAGGATTCCTGATTCGGTAGAGCGAAGTTTGTGTGGCGACGATGATCGCGAAACTGTTCTTGTTGCCCGGCGAGCGGCGAATATTCAAGGCTAACCACGAATGACACAAATGACACGAATAAGACAATCGGTTTGAATTCGCTAAGGGCCGCGAAACGCCTTCTTTTCCAAGAATAAGCGTCGGCGGCTTTCGATCTGATCGGCAAGCTCCATTTGCTGATTCTCACGCGCCATGGCCGTGGCTCGCTCGGCGGTTTGCCCGGCACTCGCAAAATCGCCGGTCGCCGCTTGTGCCGCGGCCAGTGTGTCCAGCAGTTCGGCCGGAGGCGATTGCATCATCCGGCAGGACTCCGTGGCCAAGATCAACGCCTCGGCGGGGCTGCGCAAACCGTCGTCAGTCGTCGTGGCCAGCAGCCATGCCAGGCGATTTCGCGCGGCTAGCAGGTTGGGATCGAGCTTGATCGACACGCGCAATTCGTCAATCGCGCGTCCAACGTTTCCTTGCAATTGCAGGACCATCGCGAGATCCGTGCGAGCTGACGACGATTGGGGCTGTAGCTCGACGGCGCGGTTCATAAGCCGCACGGCGCTAGCCATGTCGCCACGAGTGGCCTCGAGCTCAGCGAGTGGCCCGAGCGCTTCGACAATGAGCGGGTCGAGCTGAATCGCGGTGCGCAACTCGTCGTACGCGCGATCTCGGTTCCCTTGCTTCAGTAGCGTATTGGCCAGGTTGACGTGAAAGATCGCGTGATCGGGGGCAATGCCGATCGCTTGTTCAAAGAGGCGCTGTGCGGCAGCGAAATCCCCCGCCCGCATCACGGCCGTACCCAAATTGTTGTACGAGTCCGGAAAACGCGCATCGGCTTCGATCGCCCGTTCGAGCAAGCTTATCGCGTCGTCTGTACGGCCCATTGCCATGCTCGTGGAACCAGCGTTGTAGAACGTTACCGCGTCATCGTTGTACTGTTGGCGTACCGGCCAGTTGCAGGCCACGCCCGTTACCGTGGCCAGCATTACGCCGATCGTGACATCTCGCCTCGTGGGGGAATCTTCACGACGGGCAAAACGCCACAATCCGATTAGGCCCGCCGCGGCGAAGAGGATTGCCACCGGCGCCAGCGGGTAACGATAACGCGCAAAGACGTAGAATGCCGTGACAGCCAGCGCGAACGTCAATAACAGGGCGTACAGAATCCACAGTTTTCGCCATTCGCTTCGGGTGAGCCAGATCCCCAACATCGCCAGCGGACAAATCACGCCGAAATGCAACGAGTATCGCAGCACATTTAAGAGTGGCGAAAATTGGGCGTGCGTCTGCAGTGACTCGGCGTCGATCGACTCCAGTGCGTTCCACGTCAGGAACCATTTTCGCGCAAGTAGTCGCAGCCAATCGGCTGGCGCCGTGCGAATGTCGTCGGCGCTGCGCGCCATCCAGTATTGTGAAACTTCGCGAGACGACAGGGGCTTTTTCAGGTCATCTTCGGCGATCAAACGCGCGTCGAAGGCTTCGAAGCCCGGTTCGCCTCGTCCGGCTCGCATCGGCGCGTAGCCACCATCGGCGCCGTGGTGGTTGCCAATGTAAAAGTTCGGCCCCATCTGCGCGGTCGTTAGCAAGAACGCGCCTCCCACGTAGTAGTTTCGCAATCCCACGGGCAGCAGCACGAGCGCCGTTCCGAGGGCGAGGGCGAATAGTCGACGGATGCCCTCGCGCCGTTGGTGCCCCCAACTCAACCACACGATCCAGACGGCGATCACCGGGACAAGAGCCGCGGAATTCTCCCGGTTCAACGTCATCGCGCCCAATAGCGCGCCCACGGCAATAAAGAGTCGAGCGACTGGTAGGGCTTGCGCTGCTCCGAGTGCCCACAGCAGCGTGGTCATCAGCAGCAGATCGAGCGAAGCCTTTTGCAGGATGCCGTCAAAAAAGATTGCCGGCGGATAAAGTGCCAACAGCACGCCGGCCGTCCAGCCGACGTGCTCGCTAAAGAATCTTGCTCCGGCCCTGGCGATCGCCACACACGCCACGGCGCCGAACATGGCTTGCACGAGCCGGACCGCCCAAATGCTATGCCCGCAGATTGTGTAAATCACGGCCAGTGAATAGGGATACAGCGGGGTTTGATAAAAGACCTCGTTGCCGATCCATTCCCCCGCGGCGATCCGCTGCGCCCACGCGTCGTACTGCGCGCAGTCGCAGATCAGCACGGAAAACAATGGCGAGCTTCGCATCGCCCACAGATGCACACCGCGAACGGCGAGCGCGAGCAGAAATAGCACCGCCGCCTGCCGGAAGATGTGCGTCACGGCGAGGTCATTTGGTGCATTCGGGGTGACGCGTTGCGTGTTACGGTCGGCTTGCGGCATTCGCGATGGCAAGTTGCCGCTCATGCTGAACTCTTGCCCGAGGTTCGTTAATGTCGGCTCACGATCGGCCGGAGTGCCTTCTAGTGCCGTCCGTCATCGCCCCAACAGCGTATGGACCGCCGCGCCGATGTCGGCATTGGCCATCAGCGATTCGCCCACCAGGATCGCGTCCACCCCTGCGTTTTGAAGTCGTTCGACGTCCGTACGAGTACGGATACCACTCTCCGCGACCAGCACGCATTCGTCGGGAATTCTTTCGCGCATCCGCAGCGTGTGATCCAGATCAGTCTTGAATGTACGAAGGTCGCGATTGTTGATGCCGATCAACGTCGCCCCAGCGTCGAAGACGCGCGACAAGTTCTCGGGGTCATAGAGCTCCACGAGCGGCGACATGCCCAGGCGTACTGCTTCGTTGTGCAACGAGCGTAGATGGCAATCGTCCAGGCATTCGGCGATCAACAGCACGGCGTCCGCACCGGCCGCCCGCGCTTCGAGCAATTGATACCGGTCGAGAATAAAATCCTTGCGCAGGACGGGCAGCCCGACCTGCTGCCGTATCGCACGCAGATAATCGAGATGACCTTGGAAGAAATGCTCGTCGGTGAGCACGCTCAGGCAGCTCGCGCCGTGTGCCTCGTAGGTTTGCGCGATCGACAGTGGATCGAAGTCCGCGCGAATGACGCCGGCCGAGGGGCTCGCCTTTTTCACCTCGGCGATCAGCCGAATCGGGCCGGGAGCGGCCAGCGCTGCGAAGAAATTCCGCACCGCCGGTGCGTCAGCGATTTGCCGCTCGAGCGCATCCACCGGACAGGCCGCTTGTGCGGCGGCAATCTCCTGCCGCTTGTAGGCAACTATCTCGTCCAGGATCGTGGGCATGAGCAATTGACGCCATTTCCGAAGGAGCGATCTCGCGCTGTCTCGAGGCGTAGTTGGCCTCTCCCACCATTCTGCCTCAAAAAACCGGCGGGCGTCAGTGCTTGAAATGCCGGTGACCGGTCAGCAGCATCGAGATTCCGTGCCGGTTGCAGGCCTTGGTGACGTCATCGTCGTTGCGCGATCCGCCCGGCTGGACCACGGCTTTAACCCCGGCGGCGGCTGCCAGATCGATCGAATCGGGAAACGGAAAGAATGCATCCGAGCCCAATACCGATCCCGGGGCCCGGTCACCCGCCTTCTCGATCGCGATGCGGACGCTATCGACGCGGCTCATCTGCCCTGCGCCGGTGCCGAGCAGCGTCAGGTCTTTGACCAGCACGATGGCGTTGCTC is a window from the Pirellulales bacterium genome containing:
- a CDS encoding DUF1571 domain-containing protein, with amino-acid sequence MIRQLALVGLCLVLTLIASGSASAATPAPSSGGPIGPPPGDLTPQPGEHPLAPIIRWGKTGIAALEKLEDYSCRLVKRERVGGKLTPYQALSVKMRQRPFSVYAAFTNKQERPYQEVVYVDGRDGGKMFVHSDEFRLMGTVSLFPDSDRAMRDNRYPLTEMGILKLIQRLVEHAESDSKFDDCEVKIYKDAKIESRPCLYIRVTHKTKRPEFSFHMARIFIDNELNVPVRYEAYTWPDDNDPKAQPPLIEEYTYVDFQFNVHFTERDFDYNNPDYYFPPDFGEPEVDIADIKPVSQPPAELGNVAKQESADQPLTGVVAVMRDMVDRLAHTSDYTCLVSHRVQATDQADKYENLHLKVRHDPMSIYAFFLGPKTHKGQEAIYNGKRADGTVLVHTVAPRGRSGVNRQLHPDSPELLGSTGEPFNQLGIKSHLERWLAMYQAEMPLGDSIVKYYPQVEVDQRLATCIEVSHAKQRPQFRYQKTRLYIDADLKLPVRFEAYGWPAAAGQPTPLAEEFNYRNIELNRGLTDQDFDPANPNYAFESAAPSVRSTSSQ
- a CDS encoding arylsulfatase; this encodes MNVIKSFVLAGILVASALSLNVCAADRAPNIVVILTDDQGWGDLGVHGNTNLQTPAADSLARDGALFERFYVQPVCSPTRAEFLTGRYHPRGGVFSTSTGGERLDLDERTIAQVFQEAGYATGAFGKWHNGTQYPYHPNGRGFAEFYGFCSGHWGDYFDPPLELNGQPVRGQGFISDDLTDHALAYVETQREHPFFCYLALNTPHSPMQVPDQFFDRFKDGEIPLRHNGLQVEREDVAMTRAALAMCESNDWNVARVLAKLAELKLVDDTIVLFFCDNGPNSWRWNGGFKGRKGSTDEGGVRSPLLVRWPGHIVPGTRVKTPAAAIDLLPTLAGLAGVRPNLAKTLDGVDLSPVLLGQGKTLPSRLIFSHWSGSVSARDERYMLDGAGHLFDLISDPGQAHDLRESQPDVARRMTAAVSAWKKTVLAELKKEPRPFTVGYREFPLTVLPARDGVPHGGIQRSARAPNCSFFTNWTSTADHITWDITVATAGRYRATAYYTCPAVDVGATVELRLGTTATTAKVSEAHDPPLVGAEHDRVPREGESLVKDFKPLALGDITLLAGRGELILQALAVPGKSVMDVRGITLELLPD
- a CDS encoding tetratricopeptide repeat protein; this encodes MSGNLPSRMPQADRNTQRVTPNAPNDLAVTHIFRQAAVLFLLALAVRGVHLWAMRSSPLFSVLICDCAQYDAWAQRIAAGEWIGNEVFYQTPLYPYSLAVIYTICGHSIWAVRLVQAMFGAVACVAIARAGARFFSEHVGWTAGVLLALYPPAIFFDGILQKASLDLLLMTTLLWALGAAQALPVARLFIAVGALLGAMTLNRENSAALVPVIAVWIVWLSWGHQRREGIRRLFALALGTALVLLPVGLRNYYVGGAFLLTTAQMGPNFYIGNHHGADGGYAPMRAGRGEPGFEAFDARLIAEDDLKKPLSSREVSQYWMARSADDIRTAPADWLRLLARKWFLTWNALESIDAESLQTHAQFSPLLNVLRYSLHFGVICPLAMLGIWLTRSEWRKLWILYALLLTFALAVTAFYVFARYRYPLAPVAILFAAAGLIGLWRFARREDSPTRRDVTIGVMLATVTGVACNWPVRQQYNDDAVTFYNAGSTSMAMGRTDDAISLLERAIEADARFPDSYNNLGTAVMRAGDFAAAQRLFEQAIGIAPDHAIFHVNLANTLLKQGNRDRAYDELRTAIQLDPLIVEALGPLAELEATRGDMASAVRLMNRAVELQPQSSSARTDLAMVLQLQGNVGRAIDELRVSIKLDPNLLAARNRLAWLLATTTDDGLRSPAEALILATESCRMMQSPPAELLDTLAAAQAATGDFASAGQTAERATAMARENQQMELADQIESRRRLFLEKKAFRGP
- a CDS encoding glycosyltransferase family 39 protein, with the translated sequence MGLLCALGACVVAAAAVRVWAAQDELWLDEIWTLLSLGRNNNSLLDILTAHHDNNHYLITFWMYFTSPQQNWFVYRIPSVLAGIGTVILAARVAARWGNRAALAAAILTGASFMMVFYASEARGYALAGFFSLVAFLALDRYLDRRELGMAAVFGLATILGTLSHLTFVQFYAGALAWSVFALTKRKGSSQTEFAPLIALHIVPASFLMMLYAFDVREMKFGGGDPYVMHDMVLNACALAVGTFGAAQPIVWGSVGLGIIAAVAALLLLWREKADVWIFFLVAFVITPTLLLSVKPPPVLHERYFYLNILFFLILLSYLFDRVAARGRASMYGAIAILGLFVLPNANLTYHFLRVGRGHFFDALAYMAEHSRGADVLMSGDAEFTYRLYTEFYGPYVPGDHDFHIITIVPEMPVEPEWVILNNQDQPYAPKPAILDSKGNEAFTLERVFPYAGLSGAHFAIYHRTTMRNAPSQAEE
- the trpC gene encoding indole-3-glycerol phosphate synthase TrpC is translated as MPTILDEIVAYKRQEIAAAQAACPVDALERQIADAPAVRNFFAALAAPGPIRLIAEVKKASPSAGVIRADFDPLSIAQTYEAHGASCLSVLTDEHFFQGHLDYLRAIRQQVGLPVLRKDFILDRYQLLEARAAGADAVLLIAECLDDCHLRSLHNEAVRLGMSPLVELYDPENLSRVFDAGATLIGINNRDLRTFKTDLDHTLRMRERIPDECVLVAESGIRTRTDVERLQNAGVDAILVGESLMANADIGAAVHTLLGR
- a CDS encoding thioesterase family protein, yielding MSQSFRYRLRVRYAECDAQKVVFNVHYGHYVDLATLEFFRALGFEKLLVNGPIDYQLVKQTVEWKTSARFDQVLEISVRPNHLGTTSLSFHVEFRIAGDKAVIATAETIYVLVDAETLQKTPLPGDFRSALSGGGSGLLVDHADSTPRSADAPSQADK
- a CDS encoding glycosyltransferase family 39 protein yields the protein MWHVAIAFVIVMAAVIRLWAAIGDLWLDEIWSYGLANLVDSPWKIFTQIRHDNNHHLMSVWIYHLGIDGRSLVARAPSLVAGIGTILLAAQFARRWGQREMLAAAVLTANSYVMINYSSEARGYALAGFFAIAAFLVLERSLDTRHKSHFALFWLLVVLGFLSHLTFLHFYCGALAWSALRSRRESGTWRKWIALMARCHAVPVAFLIAFYFSSVQGMEIGGGDRPSTIVVILKAMSLAVGGTPRPSTDQLLIAFLATGGGIAAIVSLFRGKSELWALFLTTIYLSPLFLLIEQPRSGLFVRYFYINILFYLLLISYLLGRLSLAGSPGTFACLALTASIMAGNVSRLREFSDGRRGEYLAAVRYIVDHSTEPEVEVGVDHARTRLVLHFYSGSMAANRTLKASEAAPAPSPQDEWYITHQENPAQQPAPEIQDTQGETFELAQVFRHSGLSGFDWALYHRVLPGTTDGTK